In Halobacteriovorax marinus SJ, the following proteins share a genomic window:
- a CDS encoding DUF1428 domain-containing protein, giving the protein MSNYVDGFIAPVPKKNLDAYKAISEKAGKIWMEYGAISYVECVADDVESGELTSFPQSVNLEKDEVVIFSWITYNSREHRDEVLDKVMSDPRMEAMENEEMPFDGKRMMWGGFKKMIDLGE; this is encoded by the coding sequence ATGTCGAATTATGTAGATGGTTTTATAGCACCTGTACCAAAGAAGAATCTAGATGCTTATAAAGCAATATCAGAAAAGGCCGGTAAGATCTGGATGGAGTATGGTGCAATTTCTTACGTAGAGTGTGTCGCAGATGATGTGGAGTCGGGAGAATTGACATCATTCCCTCAGAGCGTAAATCTTGAAAAAGATGAAGTCGTTATCTTCTCTTGGATCACATATAATTCGAGAGAGCATAGAGATGAAGTTCTTGATAAGGTTATGAGTGACCCGAGAATGGAGGCGATGGAGAATGAGGAAATGCCATTTGATGGAAAGCGCATGATGTGGGGTGGCTTCAAAAAAATGATAGATTTAGGCGAATAA
- a CDS encoding serine hydrolase: MKKFVFLYLLLFSSASFASLSEVSNLLCRNLQDDISKEEYVKFFSAYFREEVDFSSSSETFKNLREKYGKCKKVSESRVGDGHYLITTVSDDFIVNFNLYLDKENQITGLWVRDSRSVLGKIEEKIRYVCSLLKKNASLNYSDNFDSSFIEAIPKDQIEGILKSIVTEFGECQETVNTLNSPFSASFIVKAKKELKFNIVISQKNNLITGLLFKGEVSPPVVIESDKQLKEIFDSLEGNSNLLFSTLEGKEIVSVNKDQAFPLGSAFKLYILLALEEKISRGEAKWSDLLKIEKKFKSLPSGEMQNLKEGEKRELFFFARKMIEISDNTATDHLLNFVGRESVEKIVKRLGNKDSRNIPFLSTMDMFKARAFFDDKDVAKYMKSSREVRLNMISDLYKKSDEEFNENIKKWGNTPTHIQKIEWFANAGDLCQLYQELDLKKSSKVLDILSFNTPFVSKKLVKYAGYKGGSEPGVISMAYLLKKENKNYCFIAAQNDEDRAIQQDKFFSIVKGSLDYLLNKK, encoded by the coding sequence ATGAAGAAATTTGTATTCTTATACTTATTATTATTTTCCAGTGCATCTTTTGCATCTCTCTCAGAAGTTTCAAATCTCTTATGTCGAAACCTACAAGATGATATCTCTAAAGAAGAGTATGTTAAATTCTTCTCTGCATATTTTAGAGAAGAGGTGGACTTTAGTAGCAGTAGTGAAACATTTAAAAATCTTCGTGAGAAGTATGGAAAGTGTAAGAAGGTTAGTGAGAGCAGAGTTGGTGATGGTCATTATCTCATCACTACTGTTTCAGATGATTTTATTGTAAATTTTAACCTTTACTTAGATAAAGAGAATCAAATCACTGGTCTCTGGGTGAGAGATAGTCGAAGTGTTCTTGGAAAAATAGAAGAAAAAATAAGATATGTCTGCTCTCTTTTAAAGAAGAACGCTTCATTAAACTACAGCGATAATTTTGATAGCTCTTTCATTGAGGCAATTCCTAAAGATCAAATAGAAGGAATTTTAAAATCAATTGTGACTGAATTTGGAGAGTGTCAAGAAACTGTAAACACTTTGAATTCACCTTTTTCTGCAAGCTTTATAGTTAAGGCAAAAAAAGAACTCAAATTTAATATTGTGATTTCGCAAAAAAACAACTTAATTACAGGTCTTCTTTTTAAAGGTGAAGTTTCTCCTCCAGTTGTAATTGAAAGCGATAAGCAATTAAAAGAGATCTTCGACTCTTTAGAGGGGAATTCAAATCTTCTATTCTCTACACTTGAGGGGAAAGAGATCGTTTCTGTGAATAAAGATCAAGCATTCCCATTGGGCTCCGCTTTTAAACTCTATATTCTCTTGGCCTTGGAAGAGAAAATTTCTAGAGGAGAGGCTAAATGGAGTGATCTCTTAAAAATTGAAAAAAAGTTTAAATCACTTCCATCTGGAGAGATGCAAAATCTTAAAGAAGGTGAGAAGAGAGAATTATTTTTCTTTGCCAGAAAAATGATTGAGATTTCTGATAATACGGCCACTGATCATCTGCTAAACTTTGTAGGAAGAGAAAGTGTGGAGAAGATTGTTAAAAGATTAGGGAATAAAGACTCTAGGAATATACCCTTTCTCTCTACGATGGATATGTTTAAAGCAAGAGCTTTTTTTGATGATAAGGACGTAGCAAAGTATATGAAGTCATCGCGAGAAGTTCGTTTGAATATGATTTCTGATCTTTATAAAAAGTCTGATGAAGAATTTAATGAGAATATAAAAAAGTGGGGAAATACACCTACTCACATTCAAAAGATAGAATGGTTTGCTAATGCTGGTGATCTTTGTCAGCTCTACCAAGAGTTAGATTTGAAAAAGAGCTCAAAGGTTTTAGATATTCTTTCTTTCAATACGCCTTTCGTATCGAAGAAATTAGTAAAGTATGCAGGCTATAAAGGTGGAAGTGAGCCTGGGGTAATATCAATGGCCTATTTACTGAAGAAAGAGAATAAGAACTATTGTTTTATAGCTGCTCAAAATGATGAAGATAGAGCAATCCAACAGGATAAGTTCTTTTCTATTGTAAAAGGAAGTTTAGATTATTTATTAAATAAGAAATAA
- a CDS encoding YceI family protein, whose protein sequence is MKKIMTLIIALSTFSIFAADKKLAVDTSASTLEWKATKVTGGHNGKVKIKSGSLNFKDSDLVGGEFVIDMTTISCDDIDNPEYNKKLVNHLKNDDFFSVDKFDTAKLVIKSARLGKGGHYDVEADLTIKGITKPVMFKANVENKSGGATATANVKFNRAHYDIKYKSGSFFKDLGDKLIHDDVEMTVKLSAK, encoded by the coding sequence ATGAAAAAAATTATGACATTAATTATAGCATTGAGTACGTTCTCAATTTTTGCAGCAGACAAGAAGTTAGCAGTTGATACAAGCGCTTCAACACTTGAGTGGAAAGCGACTAAAGTGACTGGTGGACATAATGGAAAAGTAAAAATTAAATCTGGTTCATTAAACTTTAAAGATAGTGATCTTGTTGGTGGTGAATTTGTTATTGATATGACTACTATCTCTTGTGATGATATCGACAACCCTGAGTACAATAAGAAACTTGTTAATCACTTAAAGAATGATGATTTCTTTTCTGTAGATAAGTTTGATACTGCAAAGTTAGTAATCAAGTCTGCGAGACTTGGAAAAGGTGGACATTACGATGTTGAAGCCGACTTAACGATTAAAGGAATTACAAAGCCAGTAATGTTTAAAGCAAATGTTGAGAATAAATCAGGTGGAGCAACTGCTACTGCAAATGTAAAATTCAATAGAGCTCATTATGATATTAAGTATAAGTCAGGATCGTTCTTTAAAGATCTTGGTGATAAGTTAATTCACGATGATGTAGAAATGACTGTTAAGCTATCTGCCAAGTAA
- a CDS encoding lysophospholipid acyltransferase family protein, translated as MQRVLCYIIFLALRLVKLTYKFEYRNEQYISDAIENSEHKSFILALWHQNILASILSHLDQKFSMIISSSKDGEYVANICENFGHIPVRGSSSKGGVKALINSIKLLKEGIPSAVAIDGPRGPLYNIKPGVFEMAKKAQVQIIPMTISSNNYWSFEKAWDKFRVPKPFSKIIIHYGEPISVPNNYDKNNIPTLIELLQQTMRENEEKVSSSFA; from the coding sequence ATGCAAAGGGTTCTGTGTTATATAATATTTCTTGCTTTAAGATTAGTTAAGCTAACTTACAAGTTTGAGTATAGGAATGAGCAGTACATAAGTGACGCAATAGAAAACTCAGAGCACAAATCTTTTATACTCGCACTTTGGCATCAAAATATTCTGGCCTCTATTCTTTCTCACTTAGATCAAAAATTTTCTATGATAATTAGCTCTTCTAAAGATGGTGAATATGTTGCGAATATTTGTGAGAACTTTGGACATATTCCAGTAAGAGGTAGCTCATCTAAAGGTGGAGTTAAAGCACTAATAAATTCTATAAAATTATTAAAAGAAGGGATACCTAGTGCGGTTGCCATAGATGGGCCACGAGGCCCTCTTTACAATATAAAGCCCGGTGTCTTTGAAATGGCCAAGAAAGCCCAGGTTCAAATTATCCCTATGACCATCTCATCTAATAATTACTGGTCATTTGAAAAGGCGTGGGACAAATTTAGAGTTCCTAAACCGTTCAGTAAAATAATAATCCATTACGGAGAGCCTATAAGCGTTCCCAATAATTATGATAAGAATAACATTCCCACTTTGATAGAGCTTCTCCAGCAGACCATGCGAGAAAATGAAGAAAAAGTGTCCTCTAGCTTTGCGTGA
- a CDS encoding DUF2288 domain-containing protein produces the protein MENLKEKLTNEIEKATWPLLEEHHKREALLIVDLELDLVDVSVAVANDDVQNVKTWLTSEKLIRPTDEMIQSWEENPELGFKFLIIQPYVIAQEIKE, from the coding sequence ATGGAAAATTTAAAAGAAAAACTAACAAATGAAATTGAAAAGGCCACTTGGCCATTATTAGAAGAACACCACAAACGTGAGGCACTTTTAATTGTAGATCTGGAGCTAGATCTCGTTGATGTCAGCGTCGCTGTAGCCAACGACGATGTTCAAAACGTTAAGACCTGGCTAACGAGTGAGAAACTTATCCGTCCAACAGATGAGATGATTCAATCTTGGGAAGAGAACCCTGAACTAGGGTTTAAGTTTTTAATCATTCAGCCCTATGTTATTGCACAGGAAATAAAGGAATAG
- a CDS encoding DUF1499 domain-containing protein, with the protein MKKIILILITAILTASCIDNKEPEGLGISVKDFGTRSGFSLKECHKKSCVNSRKELTDEKQFIEPIKVVATKEIAYEKIMKIILKEKDLNVVNSTENYIRAKQTLYGKLITDVEFFFTNKKTIYIRAEMRGVPYDLGNSRRLLENIRFKFHQNDY; encoded by the coding sequence ATGAAGAAAATTATTTTAATTCTTATCACAGCGATTTTGACGGCATCATGTATTGATAACAAAGAGCCCGAAGGATTAGGTATCTCGGTAAAAGACTTTGGAACAAGAAGTGGATTTAGTTTAAAAGAATGTCATAAGAAGAGCTGTGTAAATTCTAGAAAAGAACTTACTGATGAGAAGCAATTTATAGAGCCAATAAAAGTCGTGGCCACAAAAGAGATTGCATATGAAAAAATTATGAAAATCATTCTAAAAGAAAAAGACCTTAATGTAGTGAATAGTACAGAAAACTATATCCGTGCCAAGCAAACTCTCTATGGAAAGCTTATTACTGATGTAGAATTTTTCTTCACCAATAAGAAGACGATCTATATAAGAGCTGAAATGAGAGGCGTTCCTTACGATCTAGGAAATAGTAGAAGACTACTAGAAAATATAAGGTTTAAATTTCATCAAAACGATTATTAA
- a CDS encoding gamma carbonic anhydrase family protein, which translates to MPIYKFENITPTISNECFIAPSADIIGKVWIGEKSSIWFRTVVRGDVQEIHIGKSTNIQDLCMLHVTEELPLIIGNGVSVGHSVTLHACTIEDNCLIGMGSTILDGAVIGENSLVAAGSIVAPGKKYPPGSFIIGSPAIVKRQLNEGELKLYGDHYKSYEKYSKQFLDANCFEKVSD; encoded by the coding sequence ATGCCTATCTATAAATTCGAAAATATTACACCGACAATTTCTAATGAATGTTTTATAGCTCCCTCTGCCGATATCATCGGTAAAGTGTGGATTGGAGAGAAGTCTAGCATTTGGTTTAGAACTGTTGTTAGGGGAGATGTTCAAGAGATTCATATTGGTAAATCAACTAATATTCAAGATCTCTGCATGCTTCATGTAACAGAGGAGTTGCCTTTAATTATTGGAAATGGTGTGAGTGTAGGTCATAGCGTAACACTACATGCTTGCACGATTGAAGATAACTGTCTCATAGGCATGGGCTCTACAATTTTAGATGGAGCAGTTATTGGAGAGAACTCATTAGTTGCAGCAGGTTCAATCGTTGCACCTGGAAAGAAGTATCCACCGGGAAGTTTTATTATTGGCTCTCCGGCCATTGTAAAAAGACAGCTCAACGAAGGTGAGTTAAAGCTTTATGGTGATCATTACAAGAGTTATGAGAAATATTCAAAGCAGTTCTTAGATGCAAACTGCTTTGAAAAAGTGTCCGATTAA
- a CDS encoding c-type cytochrome: MARLVTFAVVLIALLVVANLDTFKSEKVNNEPFDLKKQEQAYADHLKTLEELEQKRLALLHPVKKEEEVVEEGPLVVLDTPQLVKGSELYKSCVVCHGKKGEGKKSQKAPHIGGQMEWYLEKQLADMKSGARINKVMDPYLKKLEAQDFKDLAAYISKLPWGEKK, encoded by the coding sequence ATGGCTAGGTTGGTGACTTTCGCCGTAGTTTTAATTGCACTTCTCGTTGTAGCGAATCTTGATACTTTTAAGTCTGAAAAGGTGAACAACGAACCTTTTGATTTAAAGAAACAAGAACAAGCATATGCTGACCACTTGAAAACTTTAGAAGAACTTGAGCAAAAACGTCTTGCACTTTTACATCCTGTAAAAAAAGAAGAAGAAGTAGTTGAAGAAGGACCACTCGTTGTTCTTGATACTCCTCAACTTGTAAAAGGTAGTGAGTTATATAAGAGCTGTGTTGTTTGTCACGGTAAGAAAGGTGAAGGGAAGAAATCTCAAAAGGCTCCTCATATTGGTGGACAAATGGAATGGTATCTTGAAAAGCAATTAGCAGATATGAAGAGTGGAGCTAGAATTAATAAAGTGATGGATCCATACTTAAAGAAATTAGAAGCACAAGACTTTAAAGATCTTGCGGCCTATATTTCAAAACTCCCTTGGGGTGAAAAGAAGTAA
- a CDS encoding LOG family protein has translation MKKVCVFCGSSAGKGDAYKTMAENMGEVLTQNNFGLVYGGASIGVMGTMADQVLGAEGEVWGVMPKSLVDWEVAHNGLTHFETVDSMHTRKQKMYDWSDAFVAMPGGFGTLDELCEILTWAQLKYHQKPCFLLNFNGFFDHLVKHFKHINKEGFLSDEHLSLITVVDSFSELENELKKCLA, from the coding sequence ATGAAAAAAGTGTGCGTATTTTGTGGATCTAGTGCAGGAAAGGGTGATGCCTATAAGACAATGGCAGAAAATATGGGAGAAGTCTTAACTCAGAACAACTTTGGACTCGTCTATGGGGGAGCTTCAATTGGTGTGATGGGAACAATGGCCGATCAAGTTTTAGGTGCAGAGGGAGAAGTTTGGGGCGTGATGCCAAAGTCTCTAGTGGATTGGGAAGTGGCGCACAATGGACTAACTCACTTTGAAACAGTTGACTCGATGCATACTCGTAAGCAGAAAATGTATGACTGGTCAGACGCTTTTGTTGCAATGCCCGGTGGTTTTGGAACGCTAGATGAGTTGTGTGAAATATTAACGTGGGCACAGCTTAAGTACCATCAAAAGCCATGTTTCCTCTTAAACTTCAATGGATTCTTCGATCATTTGGTAAAGCATTTTAAGCATATTAACAAAGAGGGCTTCCTTTCGGATGAACATTTGAGCTTAATAACGGTTGTTGATTCATTTTCAGAATTAGAAAATGAGCTTAAAAAGTGCTTGGCCTAG
- a CDS encoding TlyA family RNA methyltransferase gives MKDRVDKVLVATGLASTRSQASLLVKEGVVYYNNTLVKKTSLIVEGESLEVRKDNIFVGRGAHKIEGALEEFNVDPQGMIVADVGASTGGFTDYILQKGASKVFAIDVGHGQLAKSLREDSRVINMEGVNIRYELELDEKVDLAVVDLSYISLKLTLDTIHSLVKDNGSIIALVKPQFEVGKENVGKGGIVRSDEARLNSLESLYAWCSEKKYFIKEAMVSPIKGKTGNTEYFFYFDRSLSDHELTKEELRNL, from the coding sequence ATGAAAGATCGTGTTGATAAAGTTCTAGTGGCCACGGGGTTGGCCTCTACTCGCTCTCAAGCAAGTCTTCTAGTTAAAGAAGGTGTTGTTTATTATAATAATACTTTGGTTAAAAAAACTTCTCTTATTGTTGAGGGAGAGTCTCTCGAAGTTCGCAAAGATAATATCTTCGTTGGTCGAGGGGCCCACAAAATTGAAGGGGCGCTGGAAGAATTTAATGTTGATCCCCAAGGTATGATTGTTGCAGATGTGGGAGCTTCTACTGGTGGCTTCACTGATTATATTCTTCAAAAAGGCGCATCGAAGGTCTTCGCTATTGATGTTGGTCACGGACAGTTGGCCAAGTCACTTCGGGAAGATAGCAGAGTTATTAATATGGAGGGTGTAAATATCAGGTATGAGTTAGAGCTAGATGAAAAAGTAGATCTTGCTGTAGTCGATCTCTCTTATATTTCATTGAAGCTAACTCTCGATACAATACATTCTTTAGTTAAAGATAATGGAAGCATTATTGCTCTAGTGAAACCTCAATTTGAAGTCGGTAAAGAAAATGTTGGAAAAGGCGGAATCGTTAGAAGTGATGAAGCTAGATTAAATTCTTTAGAGAGTCTCTACGCCTGGTGTAGTGAAAAGAAATATTTTATTAAAGAAGCAATGGTTTCTCCCATAAAGGGAAAGACTGGTAATACTGAATACTTCTTTTACTTTGATAGATCTTTATCAGATCATGAACTTACTAAAGAAGAACTTAGAAATTTATAG
- a CDS encoding VanZ family protein: MKSLKLIKFWTILGLIYVAAIFYLCLKKSEPSIPPFEHFDKILHFSAYFTLTSYFTQITKLKNLRALILIFFIMGVTIEVLQYFSGYRSFEMLDILANTLGILAGAFIVGRYCSGIIFKLEKILNFKDA; the protein is encoded by the coding sequence ATGAAATCTTTAAAACTTATAAAATTTTGGACAATTCTTGGTCTTATCTATGTTGCAGCAATATTCTATCTCTGCCTTAAAAAATCTGAACCCTCTATTCCACCATTTGAACACTTTGATAAGATTCTACACTTCAGTGCTTACTTCACTTTAACGAGCTATTTCACGCAGATAACAAAACTTAAAAACCTAAGAGCTCTCATTCTCATATTCTTTATAATGGGAGTTACTATTGAAGTACTTCAATACTTTTCGGGCTATAGGTCTTTTGAAATGCTGGATATCTTGGCCAATACTCTCGGAATCCTTGCCGGCGCATTTATCGTGGGAAGATACTGCTCCGGAATAATATTTAAACTAGAGAAAATTCTAAACTTCAAAGACGCCTGA
- the dapF gene encoding diaminopimelate epimerase: MSAKISFDKYCGTGNDFIVLDNRTGSFDQQDQALWQRICDRRFGVGADGVLFFNNSDEYDFEMAYLNADGGEVGMCGNGARVLTSFAKKIQFDKTDFKFKTRDGVYSSSVLKSGLIKLEMTQLSEINTIDVSDLITSKDSFFMDTGVPHCVYFLDSLDNIPLMEWGAKVRYDKRFSEGANANFVEIIDEGHLKVRTYERGVEGETLACGTGATACAWAYRELYKQIDHIKIDVPGGELEVLFEDGKVYLSGKVEKIFSGVFEV; encoded by the coding sequence ATGAGCGCTAAGATTTCATTTGATAAGTACTGTGGAACAGGAAATGACTTTATTGTTTTGGACAATAGAACGGGCTCGTTTGATCAGCAAGATCAAGCTCTATGGCAGCGAATATGCGATAGAAGGTTTGGAGTTGGTGCAGATGGAGTTCTCTTCTTTAACAATAGTGATGAGTACGATTTTGAAATGGCCTATCTAAATGCAGATGGCGGAGAAGTTGGAATGTGCGGAAATGGTGCTAGGGTTTTAACTTCATTTGCTAAGAAAATACAATTCGATAAAACAGATTTTAAATTTAAAACAAGAGATGGTGTTTATAGCAGTAGTGTTCTTAAGTCAGGGCTAATTAAGCTTGAGATGACTCAGTTATCAGAAATAAACACTATAGACGTTAGTGATTTAATTACAAGTAAAGACTCCTTTTTTATGGATACAGGCGTACCTCATTGTGTGTACTTCCTTGATTCATTGGATAATATTCCTTTAATGGAGTGGGGAGCAAAGGTTCGTTACGACAAACGTTTCAGTGAGGGAGCGAATGCAAACTTTGTCGAGATTATCGATGAAGGTCACCTTAAAGTAAGAACTTATGAAAGAGGTGTTGAGGGAGAAACTCTTGCTTGCGGGACTGGGGCAACAGCTTGTGCTTGGGCCTACCGCGAACTCTATAAACAGATCGATCATATAAAGATTGATGTGCCAGGTGGAGAGCTTGAAGTCTTATTTGAAGATGGAAAAGTTTATTTAAGTGGAAAAGTAGAGAAAATATTTTCAGGCGTCTTTGAAGTTTAG
- a CDS encoding DUF7683 domain-containing protein, which produces MFNLESSNPMYDCYEVSTEHALFFKEKVGIEFDFKKYTYFVECNLIE; this is translated from the coding sequence ATGTTTAATTTAGAGTCCAGTAATCCAATGTATGATTGCTATGAAGTAAGTACAGAACATGCTTTGTTTTTTAAAGAAAAAGTAGGAATTGAGTTTGATTTTAAAAAATATACATATTTTGTAGAATGTAATTTAATCGAGTAA
- a CDS encoding polymorphic toxin type 50 domain-containing protein translates to MASAVKLGVKSPKVLKTFANTSNNISQKQLRHIRGNSRYRGGGYMESVEDAQEVLDAYKGGNATFLGVTSNGHQVVKVTNVKGTNVNLGAGVQAQETNVFIIKGSSKPSVVPTNPNWKP, encoded by the coding sequence GTGGCATCAGCTGTAAAACTTGGAGTGAAGTCTCCTAAAGTATTAAAGACATTTGCGAATACATCTAATAATATTAGTCAAAAGCAGTTGAGACATATAAGAGGAAATTCAAGATATAGAGGTGGTGGCTATATGGAAAGTGTTGAAGATGCTCAAGAGGTTTTAGATGCCTATAAGGGAGGAAATGCAACTTTTTTAGGTGTAACATCAAATGGTCATCAGGTTGTCAAGGTTACGAATGTTAAGGGAACGAATGTAAATCTTGGTGCTGGAGTTCAGGCACAGGAAACGAATGTTTTTATAATTAAAGGTTCAAGTAAACCTAGTGTTGTGCCAACTAATCCAAACTGGAAACCATAG
- a CDS encoding helix-turn-helix transcriptional regulator → MKNAKDVIKRRAKKETAGDILKRYRESFELSQAALAELIGTSQNNISAIENGKREIGVSVAIKLCAIFPVTLEKLLIPQGLKNHPDFLKTLRKAS, encoded by the coding sequence ATGAAGAATGCAAAAGATGTAATTAAGAGAAGAGCCAAAAAAGAAACAGCTGGAGATATCTTAAAAAGATATCGTGAATCATTTGAGCTATCTCAAGCAGCTTTAGCTGAATTAATTGGAACTTCTCAAAATAATATTTCCGCTATTGAGAATGGTAAAAGAGAAATTGGTGTAAGCGTTGCGATTAAGCTTTGTGCAATCTTTCCTGTTACTCTTGAGAAGCTTTTGATTCCCCAGGGGTTAAAGAATCATCCTGATTTCTTGAAAACTCTAAGGAAAGCATCATAA